The Oscillatoria sp. FACHB-1407 DNA segment CTTCGATGCTGTGAAAGTTTTGTGAACGGTAGTAATCAGGATAAACCACGGTGGGGTCTGTGAGGCGATCGCACTCCTTCGTCCAATCCTTGCTGTGGTAGTAGCGCGTGAGCGCATCCCGATCGATTAAAAAGTTTTTGAAAATAGGTGCCAAAAACCGTTCAAAAATAGTGTCCTTCCGAATTGCCATAGAAATGCCTGAGTGAGTGCTGTTTTTACATAGACGTGTTTTGTGTGGGGTACTTTACACAGAGATGAGCTACACAAAGGTGCTTTAAAACAAGTGATGTTTTACAAAGTGTAATAAATTTTGGCGGTTAGAACATCATGCAGCTTATGCATCCGTAGTAGCTATAGAGCGAAGAGAGCGATCTTTCTTGCTCTCGGAACCTGGGGCGAGGGATCGCTTAAGACAACAGTGTTGGATCGTAAACTCAGGTTTCTGGATAACCGAAACGGATTTCCTGCACAATCAGCAACCATGGTGGATTTTCAAAACTCAACTGTCTCAACTAGAAAATACAATCGAGCACCGAGCGAGCAACATCACCAGCTATGCATACATTGGAGATTTTTGGGAAAAGCCTAAATCAGGCTTTGAGCTTAACTTACTTTCAACCCCCTCAGCCTCAACCCATGGACAAATTCCCCGACTTTTTAGAGAAATCGGGGAGTTGAGTGAATGGATATTGAATTCATTTATTCGATGTAACGCCTAAAAGTTGTAACGTTCATCGAGCCACGTCCGCACCTCCAATTCAGAATAAAAAACTGAGGTTTGATCGGTGGTGGGGTCATACACGTTCCATAGCATCTCACCCGCAGACCCTTGAGTTTGCCAAATTTGAGGTTCTGAGTTGCCTGCCATGCGGGCAACCATATTACCCAGCGCGCGGCTGAGCGAGGCAGTCAGACCGGACTTAACAAATGGCTTCTGAACTGATACATTGGAATTTATCTCTGCTCGTTCCTTCTTCAAAAAATAGGCATCGGCTCTCATATCATTAACTCCCGTTGGCTTGGTTGAAGGTAGACCTTGACTTGATTAGATGTAGACAGTGATTTCAGGCTTGCCGTCTACATTTACACTCTATTCATTTCCCAAGAGACAATCAAAAGGAAGTATGAATAGAATTCATGAACAAAATCGATAGATAGACCATCGATTTCCAGCACGGGACAATCAGATCCATTCTGAGGGGGGAGTAGATGAGAGAGGTCAACCGGGACGGCGTTAAATTGTCTCAATTGCGTGCTTTGGTAACCGTTGCAGAGCACGGCAATTTTAGCGAGGCAGCGTTGCATTTAGCGGTGTCTCAATCTGCTATTAGCCATGCGATCGCCAGTTTGGAACAAGAGTTGGGTGTCATTTTGTTGTCTCGTGGACGGCATGGGGCACGACTAACCCCTGTGGGTGAGCGCATTACGCAGCACGCGAAGGAAATGCTGCAACTGCTCGACACCATCGGCAAAGAAGCCAACCGCTCGAAGGGGTTGCAGGGTGGCGAAGTTCGGATCTCCTGTTTTCGCAGCGTCGCGACTCACGTTCTGCCAGAAATCATGGCGGAGTTTCGCAGTGCCTATCCTGCGATCGCCATCACCCTCAATGAATTTCGCGGTAATGAGGGGGGGTATGACGGCATTGAGCAATCCCTGCGCGAAGGCAAAGCTGATATTGGGTTTACCTGTCTGCCACCTGCACCTGAATTTGACAGGCTAGAGCTGATGCGTGACGAGTACTTTGTCCTTTGTCCACCCCAATGGGACATTCCCCATTCCCTCTGCTGGGAGGATCTCCGCAAGTACCCCATTATCTTGCCTCCCGATGATGACTATTGCTCCACGCTCATTCGTAACCACTTTAATAAACTGGTTCAACCCCTCAACGCTCAATACAAAATTAAAGAGGACTCGACCATCGTCAGCATGGTGACTCAAGGCTTGGGGATAACGGTTATGGCGCGATTAGCCGCAGAACCAATGCCCCCCGAAATTCAGGTGCGGCGATTGCCTGTACCTCTAGAGCGGAAAATTTGTGTCGTGACGTTGGCAGATGCGCTCCATTCTCCAGCTGTTTATGCTTTCCTGGAAACCATTAAACGTATGAACCGATCGCTTAACCAACCTAAAACAATCTCAGCCAGCGATCGCCTTAAAACGGCATAACCCCTCTTTCACCTTAACGGTCTGGTTAGGGCGTTTCACGAAACACCCCTACTGGAAATCAGGATCTTGGCGGTTGAAACTGCCGTTATTGAAACAAAACTGACCTGCGTTAGTTCGTCAAAAATTGCATTTCATTTAATCCATAACCCTAACCGTCAACGACCCCAGAACGACTGGCTTGAATAATGGGCTTAATCTCGTCGTAAAACTGTTGCCAGGTCGCTACCGCCTCAGGATTCGGCTCTGCCCCCCACTGCAACAACGCTACCCCATCGCGAAAGTCGATGAGTTGATATCGCGAGGTTTGGGTAATGCGCGTGATGCGATCGCTCAAAAACCGCAAGAACTCCCAATCGCTAAAGAAAGCAGGCTGATATTGCAGCGGATACCACAAGTCCGTGATGATGTACTTGACTCGTGCATCTCGGCGATCGTCCCCGCGAATCCGCAATTCCGGAAAACGCACCACCTCTCGTCGATTGGACAGGTGCGAGACGATGTGCCCCGTCGCTGACACACTTGCATCCGGCGGAATCTGGGCGATCAACTGCCGAATCGCCTGAGAATGCTGAAGTTGGCGAGCCGGACTCACATAAACCCACGGTTGAAACGAATCGGGAAAAATCACCGAAAACGCCCGATTGGGGTTAGAAGTCAGGGTAAACAGGAGCGCGAACCCCAGACACACAACCCAGAACCGCCGAAACCAGGGTTTGAAGTGCAATGGGTGCTTAGACCACCACAAAATTGTGCCGTAAAACAACCCAGGAACCACTGCCAGCGCGTAGCGCAACTGAAGCGACAGCGCATCTGGATCGTTTTGGATCAAGATGTTGAACAGGGGAACGCCCGCCAACAACCAGGCACTCATGGAAATGGATGGGATAAACGCCAGAGGCACCCAGTACCCCAGGAAGTAGCTCAGAGTGCGATCGGGCGGTGTTACTAACTCACGCACTGTTCGTACTGGGTCTTGCAAAATGCCTTTCAGCACATCCAGAGTCGATGGATTTTCAATACCCTGGACAAATTGACCATATTGCTCGACCATAAATCGTCGCCCAATGTCACTGGCAAACGATGGCATCACCATATTTGTGATGGTGACAACGTAGATCACACTGGCAACACACAGCCCCACCCCAATCCGAGGGAAGCGACGACTGGCAATGAGATAGATACCAATACCAAACAGGATAATTCCTGCATCCTCACGGACTGCCAGCGTTAATGCCGACAATATGACAAACAGCCACCACCACCGTCTTTCCAGGGCTAACAACAACCCAAAAATGTAGAGCGGAATCTGCGAGAAGTCATGAAAGTTAGCAACGGTAGGACCAATGACCGCATTCGCGCAGTAGTAACTGATAGTGATCAGGGCGGAGAGATGCGGGGGGTGATAATGCCGTGCCAGGGCATACAATACAAATCCTGCCAGGGTAATGAGCGTGACTTGAAGAATCGATAACCCGGCTGGAGATTGAAACAAGGCATAGAATGGCAGCCACAACATGAGCGTTGGGGTGAAATGCTGGGCAAGCCGCTGATACACCACATCGGGCACAGCCCCGTCATAAATCACGGCACTGGATTCGGTTGAGGAAAGCGAACTTTGAAAGAAGCGACCGTGAAGGCTGTTCCAGAACACCTGATTAAAGATGCCCTGGTCAAAGGAGACATCCGACGGAAAGAAATTGTAGAACCGCCACAGCACCAGCCCAGTGCAGATGACCCAAAAGAGAGCAGCCGCGATCGCCACTGACCGCAACTCCGGGTTTTTCTGCCAAATCTTCATCGATTCACTCCTCAAATCCACTCACTACCCTCTCATGTCTCTGGTGATTACTCAAGATACATGCATTGTGATGCAAGGGTGAATTAATTCAGAGACAATGGACAATGTTCTCTCGATCAAAATGAAACTGGCATGGATCAGGAGTTGATTCAGCTTCTAGTCAATGGCGTTGCAGTTGGCAGCATTCTGGCATTGTCCGCTGTGGGGCTAACCCTCACCTACGGCATTCTACGACTGGCAAACTTTGCCCATGGCGACTTTATGACGCTGGGCGCATTCCTCACCTTAATGGTGAACGGGTTCGGAATTAATATCTGGCTGTCGGTTGCAATAGGAGCCATTCTCACCATTGGAGTCGCCCTACTGACTGAAAAATTGATATGGTTGCCAATGCGCGATCGCCGAGCGTCTCCCACAACCCTCATCATTATCTCCATCGGCTTAGCCTTATTTCTCCGCAACGGCATTATTCTCATTTGGGGCGCAGACAACCAGAAATATAATTTGCCCGTTTTGAGTGCTATTGACGTATTCGGCATCAGGATCTCTCAAAGTCGGCTCATTGTTGTCCTACTGGCACTTGTGGTCATTTTGGGGCTGCACTTTTTGCTGCAAAACACCAAAATTGGCAAAGCTATGCGAGCTGTTGCCGACAACGTTGATCTGGCGCGTGTCTCAGGTATTAATGTCGAACGCATTGTCATCTGGACATGGGTTCTTGCCGCAGGATTAACTGCTGTCGGGGGTGGTATGTATGGGTTAATTACCGCTGTGCGACCCAACATGGGTTGGTTCCTCATTCTGCCCATGTTTGCATCGGTCATTTTAGGTGGCATTGGCAATCCTTACGGGGCGATCGCCGGAGCCTTTGTTATCGGTATGACTCAAGAACTCAGCACCTACCTCATGCCCTCTGAATACAAGCTGGGAGTCGCTCTCGTGTTGATGGTGCTGGTGTTGCTGATTCGTCCTCAAGGGTTGTTTAGAGGCACGATGTAAGAGAAGCAATAGGGGACAAAGCATTCAGCAGAGTGATCTGAAAAGATACAGACACACCCCACTCCACGCCTCGCCCCCATTCCTTAATATAAAATCCGTCTTATTTGAGGATGCCGAAGTAATAAGCAGCCACAACAAAGTTAACCACGAGCAACAAAAGTGCCCAGGCGGTACGGAAGGTATAAGGAGGTTTTGCCTTTGAGGTCATAGAGATTCAGTTCCTAGTTAGTGAATTGGTTATGAACTCATCACCGCCATTATTGAATAATCCGTAACACCACAAAGCATTTGTTGCAAAAACTCAATAATGTTAAGAAAAACAAAAACTAACTTCCCACTCCCTACTTCCTATCCCTCTTCCCCTGCATGATACGAACTCCGAACTAAGGGACCCGATCGCACATGGCTAAAGCCCATCTCACGAGCGATCGCCCCCAGTTGGTCAAACTCATCCGGTGTCCAATACTTCTGCACGGGCAGGTGGTCGAGGGATGGGCGCATGTATTGCCCCAATGTGATGCGATCGCAGCCTACCTGGCGTAAATCCTGCATCGTCTCGATCACCTCTGCCTCGGTTTCGCCATGCCCCAGCATTAAGCCTGACTTCGTGGGAATCGTTGCATCCAGTTCCTTAACGATTTGCAGCACTCGCAGCGATCGCTCATACTTGGCTCCCCGTCGCACAGGTCCTTGAAGCCGTCGCACTGTCTCAATATTGTGGTTATAACAGGCAGGTTGAGCCGCAACTACCGTCGCAACGCGCTGTCGCTGTGCCGTCTCTCCCTCCAGACCTCCCCAAAAATCAGGAGTTAGCACCTCAATTTGAGTCCCTGAGTTTGCCGCTCGAATCGCTTGCATTGTCTGAGCAAACCATCCCGCCCCCTGATCTGGTAAATCATCCCGTGTCACCGAGGTGAGAACAACATAGCGCAACCCCAACAAGCGTACTGATTCTGCTACTTTTTGAGGCTCCTCTGGGTCGAGGGGCATGGGCGCATGACCCTTGTCCACCTGGCAAAACCCACAAGAACGGGTGCAAATCGGTCCCATCAGCAAAAACGTTGCCGTTTGATTGGCATAGCACTCGCCTCGATTGGGACACCGCCCCTCCTCACAAATCGTGTGAATCTGGCGTTGTTTAATAATTTGCTGGACTGTCGAGATCTCGCTCGCCTTGCCAATGGGACGCCGCAACCACGCAGGCAAGATTTCGTGGGGCACCTCACGGTTGGGCGATCGCTTCACAGGTTGAGCCGCTGGCATCGGAGAGGAAATCGGTTGTTCAGTTTCAAAGGGCATAAAGTTTCAGCATTAAGGCGACTACCCAAAGGACAAAGCCAATCTCAATTGTAAAGCAACCTTTCTTGCAGGTCTGTCCCCCTCTTTGAACCTCTCCCGATAAGCCTTATGCTAAGGAGATACAGGTTATTTTGCCTGTAGAGTGTATTGGTTCTGCCTCAGATGAGACACGGATCAGGAACTCGCCCCACATCACTGGGTATTTTTTGCGCCTTTTGTTCCTTGTTATTCAAGAATCGCCACAATTACGCTTCGGCTTGTTTAGCTTTTGTGTATGAAACGCTAATATTTGGGATATCTAGGAAATAGAGTGCAGCTTGGTTTGAAAGCAAAATTGATACCGCCTGAAATGAAAGCCATTCTGTCATTGAGCAGTTACACTAGTTCATGCTGGCGTATATGGGATCTGCAACTTACGGTGAGTTCAGCGTTAGCTGGCTTGAGCGAATGTCTGTGATACCAATTCCCGCTTTCTCTATACCGAAGTCACATCCCGTCGTCAGGATGAAAAGGGGCGATGTCACCGAAGCCTGACCTTTCATTTGTTCCTTCAGTCACCACCAGAGGAGTCCGTCGTGGCAAGTCACAAGATTCTGGTCATTGATGACAGCAGAGTCATCCGTAATATGGTTCGGGACATGTTGCCGAAAGGTAATTTTGAAGTCCTGGAAGCCAAAGATGGCGTTGAGGGTCTAAACACCATTCATCAAGAACGCCCAAATTTAATCATGTTAGATTTTCTCCTGCCCCGGATGAGTGGTTGGGAGGTATTTCAGCAGATTCAAGCCCAACCGGACTTGAGAGCACCTCTGGTGCTGATGTCTGGTCGTAAGGAAGAGGTGACTGAGAAGATTCCAGAACCCTTCGAGTACTTTGAGTTTATTGAAAAGCCATTTGAACAGCGCGAGTTGGTCGATGCGATCAAGTCGGCAATGGCAAAGTTCAAAAAGTGGCCCCAACCTGCTGTTGCAGCAGCAAGCACCGCAGCCGCCGTCACAAACGATGCGGCAGGCTCAGCTGAAATTGAGGCACTCCGACAAAAGGTCGATAAGATGCAGACTGAGATTGATCTGCTGAAGAAGCAACTGGCGCAGATTTTGACCTTCGTAAAACAAAAACTCAAATAAGGTAGCCTTACAGGACAAAAATGAGTTGGGAACCAGGAAATCCAAAGGGTTGGGGTGATCCAGCACCCATTGTCCTTGCAGTCTTGTTGTTGGTCATTGCTGGAGCGGCTGTCGATAACTTTACCAATGTCATCGCAGAACGCGATCGCTGTGAGGAGTTGCTTAATAGCGCACGTTGATTAGTCGCGAGTGCAATTGGTAGCCATGGTCGATTGCTAATGGTCAATGGTTAATGGTCAATAGTCAATGGTTAATGGTCAATAGTCAATGGCTAATGGTCAGGGGTCAATGGTTAATAGTCAATAGTCAATGGCTAATGGTCAGGGGTCAATGGTCAATGGTTAATAGTCAATAGTCAACGGTCATAGCTCTGGTAAAGACGGGCTTTATTGCAGTCGATGACCAATCATTGACTATTGACTATCGACTCATCTCTACTGTGATACCAGGTTTGGCTCAAACCGGATATTGGCTTGCTTCAGCCGATTGAGTGCTTCCTGGAGGCGATCGCAATCGGCAATCAGGCTAATCCGAACGTATCCCTCACCCCCGGCACCAAAGGCGTTTCCGGGTGTAACAACGACCCCCGTCTGCTGCAAGACATTTAGCGCAAAGTCGGTGGAACTTTGTCCCGGTGGACACGGCACCCAGAGATACATCGTGGCTTTGGTTTTAGGGACTGTCCACCCTAACTCACCCAACCCTTGAATCAAGAAGTCGCGGCGGGTGCGATAGCGGGCTTGCACCTCATGTAGATAAACGTCGGGCAACTGCAACGCCGTTTCGGCAGCGGCTTGCAAGGCAGAAAAGATGCCATAGTCCAGGTTCGTCTTCAGCGTCCGTAAACCCTGGATGATATGGCGATTGCCTACAACAAATCCAACTCGCCAACCCGCCATATTGTAGGTTTTGGAGAGGGTGTGGAACTCAACCCCAATCTCTTTGGCACCCGGAATTTCTAACAAACTGGTGGGATGATAGCCATCAAACGCCAGTTCTGCGTAGCACAGGTCATGCACTAAGAGAATTTCGTGCTTGCGAGCAAAGGCAACGATATCTTCAAAAAACTCACGCGGCGCAGTCGCTCCAGTTGGATTGCTGGGGTAATTGAAATAGAGAATTTTAGCTTGTTGTGCGACCGAGTCTGGAATCGCCGCTAGATCTATGACCCAATCCTGTTCGGCTTTGAGAATCAGGGGATAGATCTTCCCTCCCGCGATCGCTGGCCCTCGAAAGTGGGCAGGATAGGCAGGACTGGGCACCAGAACGGTATCACCGGGGTTAATGTAGGCGATCGCCAAATGCGTTAAACCTTCTTTAGACCCCAATAAGGGCAGTGCTTCCCCTTCGGGATCAAGCTCAACCCCATATCGCCGCCGATACCAATCGGTAATGGCACGCCGAAAACTGGCAGTCCCTTCAAACGGTGGATAGCCATGATTAGCAGGGTTTTGCAGAGCGGCGATCGCGGCTTCGACGACAGGTTGCGGTGTAGCTCCATCGGGGTTGCCCATCCCCAGGTCGATCAGGTCTAACCCCTGTTCACGAGCACGAGCTTTTAACTCATCGAGTCGGGCAAAAACATAGGGAGGTAAAGCACTCAAGCGATCGGCTTGACTAATCCAATTTAGACTCATCCTTCCACCTCACTGCGAGACGATTGCATGGATCGCAGGTCAGCGTAATCTGAGGGAGTCTCCGTGGTGGGAGCCGTCGTAGAAACCATCGCGGCGATCAGTTGAGTGGGTGTGACCTCAAACGGCAAGCGGTGAATATCGGAGCTAGGAGAGCACGCCAGAGTCGCTGCTCGTTGCAAATCACTTAACCGCACATCGCGCAAGCCCAAATCATCCAACGTTTGAGGCAACCCAATTTCCCCATAAAACTTGAGCAGTTGTTGGCGTGCGGTGGCAGCAAGGCGATTACCCTGCACCATCTCTTCCAGACGCAACTGTACCAGAATGCCGTAGGCTACTTTTTCTCCATGCAACGTACCGTGGCTTTCGAGCAGATGGGTCAAGCCGTTGTGAACCGCGTGAGCCGCAACCGTGCGACATTGGGCTCCACCCAAGCCACCGATGACTCCTGCCATTAACACAGTGGCGTCAACCACATCTCGCCAGACCTCACTTCCGGGCGATCGCAATGCTGCCACTGACTTCTGTAACAGGATGTCGCGTAGCACTCTGGCTTGCTGCACTGCACCGATAATCAAAGTGCGCTCCGAATGACCACTGCTAACAGAGGCTTCATACCATTTCGCCAGCGCATCACCAATGCCAGCAACCAACGTGCGTTGCGGTGCGGTTTGGACTAAGTCGTAATCTAGCACGAGCAAATTGGGGCAGTGCGGTAGAGCCACGTCATAGAGAAAAGCCCCCTGATCGGAGTAAACATTGGAGAGCGCAGTCCACGCTGCACAGGTTGCTCCCGATGTGGGCACAGTGGCGATCGGCAGCCCGGCTTGATATGCCAATAATTTTGCCGCGTCCAATGCCTTGCCACCGCCGACCCCAATGATGCAATCGGCTTGATGATGAGTGATCGCGTCTTTCAGATTCGCCAGGCTTGCTTCGCTGCAATCAGCCCCATAACTGGCTTGTGCTGCCTGGAGTGATCGCGATTCCAATACAGGTTGCAAAAATGGTTTTACCAACGCTAAGGTGCGATCGCCTCCCACCACCAACGGTCGTTGACCAAGTCGGGCGATCGCTTCTGCCGCCTGAGCCAACGCCTGATGCCCTCGCATAACCTGGGCTGGAGCAATCATCAGTGAGAACACAGGAGGAGAATGGGTTGCCTCTAAGGACGGTGATGGATGGGTCATGGCGAAATCACACAATAAACATAAACACGGGTATGCAAATCATGCATTGAAGCAATGCAAAGTCAGATTAGACCTTTGCACGAAGTCTTTATAGATTACTTCAATGGTATCGATTACTTTACTACAGCT contains these protein-coding regions:
- a CDS encoding iron-containing alcohol dehydrogenase family protein; amino-acid sequence: MTHPSPSLEATHSPPVFSLMIAPAQVMRGHQALAQAAEAIARLGQRPLVVGGDRTLALVKPFLQPVLESRSLQAAQASYGADCSEASLANLKDAITHHQADCIIGVGGGKALDAAKLLAYQAGLPIATVPTSGATCAAWTALSNVYSDQGAFLYDVALPHCPNLLVLDYDLVQTAPQRTLVAGIGDALAKWYEASVSSGHSERTLIIGAVQQARVLRDILLQKSVAALRSPGSEVWRDVVDATVLMAGVIGGLGGAQCRTVAAHAVHNGLTHLLESHGTLHGEKVAYGILVQLRLEEMVQGNRLAATARQQLLKFYGEIGLPQTLDDLGLRDVRLSDLQRAATLACSPSSDIHRLPFEVTPTQLIAAMVSTTAPTTETPSDYADLRSMQSSRSEVEG
- the psaX gene encoding photosystem I protein PsaX, giving the protein MTSKAKPPYTFRTAWALLLLVVNFVVAAYYFGILK
- a CDS encoding LysR family transcriptional regulator; this encodes MREVNRDGVKLSQLRALVTVAEHGNFSEAALHLAVSQSAISHAIASLEQELGVILLSRGRHGARLTPVGERITQHAKEMLQLLDTIGKEANRSKGLQGGEVRISCFRSVATHVLPEIMAEFRSAYPAIAITLNEFRGNEGGYDGIEQSLREGKADIGFTCLPPAPEFDRLELMRDEYFVLCPPQWDIPHSLCWEDLRKYPIILPPDDDYCSTLIRNHFNKLVQPLNAQYKIKEDSTIVSMVTQGLGITVMARLAAEPMPPEIQVRRLPVPLERKICVVTLADALHSPAVYAFLETIKRMNRSLNQPKTISASDRLKTA
- a CDS encoding DUF2079 domain-containing protein, encoding MKIWQKNPELRSVAIAAALFWVICTGLVLWRFYNFFPSDVSFDQGIFNQVFWNSLHGRFFQSSLSSTESSAVIYDGAVPDVVYQRLAQHFTPTLMLWLPFYALFQSPAGLSILQVTLITLAGFVLYALARHYHPPHLSALITISYYCANAVIGPTVANFHDFSQIPLYIFGLLLALERRWWWLFVILSALTLAVREDAGIILFGIGIYLIASRRFPRIGVGLCVASVIYVVTITNMVMPSFASDIGRRFMVEQYGQFVQGIENPSTLDVLKGILQDPVRTVRELVTPPDRTLSYFLGYWVPLAFIPSISMSAWLLAGVPLFNILIQNDPDALSLQLRYALAVVPGLFYGTILWWSKHPLHFKPWFRRFWVVCLGFALLFTLTSNPNRAFSVIFPDSFQPWVYVSPARQLQHSQAIRQLIAQIPPDASVSATGHIVSHLSNRREVVRFPELRIRGDDRRDARVKYIITDLWYPLQYQPAFFSDWEFLRFLSDRITRITQTSRYQLIDFRDGVALLQWGAEPNPEAVATWQQFYDEIKPIIQASRSGVVDG
- a CDS encoding branched-chain amino acid ABC transporter permease, with translation MDQELIQLLVNGVAVGSILALSAVGLTLTYGILRLANFAHGDFMTLGAFLTLMVNGFGINIWLSVAIGAILTIGVALLTEKLIWLPMRDRRASPTTLIIISIGLALFLRNGIILIWGADNQKYNLPVLSAIDVFGIRISQSRLIVVLLALVVILGLHFLLQNTKIGKAMRAVADNVDLARVSGINVERIVIWTWVLAAGLTAVGGGMYGLITAVRPNMGWFLILPMFASVILGGIGNPYGAIAGAFVIGMTQELSTYLMPSEYKLGVALVLMVLVLLIRPQGLFRGTM
- a CDS encoding aspartate aminotransferase, whose amino-acid sequence is MSLNWISQADRLSALPPYVFARLDELKARAREQGLDLIDLGMGNPDGATPQPVVEAAIAALQNPANHGYPPFEGTASFRRAITDWYRRRYGVELDPEGEALPLLGSKEGLTHLAIAYINPGDTVLVPSPAYPAHFRGPAIAGGKIYPLILKAEQDWVIDLAAIPDSVAQQAKILYFNYPSNPTGATAPREFFEDIVAFARKHEILLVHDLCYAELAFDGYHPTSLLEIPGAKEIGVEFHTLSKTYNMAGWRVGFVVGNRHIIQGLRTLKTNLDYGIFSALQAAAETALQLPDVYLHEVQARYRTRRDFLIQGLGELGWTVPKTKATMYLWVPCPPGQSSTDFALNVLQQTGVVVTPGNAFGAGGEGYVRISLIADCDRLQEALNRLKQANIRFEPNLVSQ
- a CDS encoding response regulator; translated protein: MASHKILVIDDSRVIRNMVRDMLPKGNFEVLEAKDGVEGLNTIHQERPNLIMLDFLLPRMSGWEVFQQIQAQPDLRAPLVLMSGRKEEVTEKIPEPFEYFEFIEKPFEQRELVDAIKSAMAKFKKWPQPAVAAASTAAAVTNDAAGSAEIEALRQKVDKMQTEIDLLKKQLAQILTFVKQKLK
- the lipA gene encoding lipoyl synthase, whose protein sequence is MPAAQPVKRSPNREVPHEILPAWLRRPIGKASEISTVQQIIKQRQIHTICEEGRCPNRGECYANQTATFLLMGPICTRSCGFCQVDKGHAPMPLDPEEPQKVAESVRLLGLRYVVLTSVTRDDLPDQGAGWFAQTMQAIRAANSGTQIEVLTPDFWGGLEGETAQRQRVATVVAAQPACYNHNIETVRRLQGPVRRGAKYERSLRVLQIVKELDATIPTKSGLMLGHGETEAEVIETMQDLRQVGCDRITLGQYMRPSLDHLPVQKYWTPDEFDQLGAIAREMGFSHVRSGPLVRSSYHAGEEG